ATTTGGGTTATTTCGTTGAATGGAACGAGAACGAGCATTGAATAATTCTTGGTCAATCTCAAACAAAAAACGTGAAGGTTCACACGAATTAAAACTACCAAAACGATAACGCTGTAAAGCATACGAAAGTGTCAAGCGTTCTTTTGCACGAGTAACAGCAACATAAAACAAACGACGTTCTTCCTCCAAATCTTGCTGCGAAGTTATCATTCTTGAAGAAGGAAAAAGTTCTTCCTCCATTCCAACCAAATAAACATACTCAAACTCTAATCCTTTGGCTGCGTGAATAGTCATCATCGTAACAGCATCTTCATCTTCACTGGCTTGATCGACAGAAGATAAAAGTGCAACTTCTTGTAAAAAAAGTGAAAGTGAAGTATCAGGTTCTTCTGTTGTAGCTTCACTGAGTTTGTTTTGTACAAATTCTTGTGTTGCATTCAAAAGCTCTTGAATATTTTCATATCTTGCTCTTCCTTCTAAGGTTTCATCATCAAAAAGTGCTTTTACAATTCCTGAATGTTGAGCTATATATTTTGCTGCTGTGAAAGCATCATTTTCAGAGGCAATAATTCGGAATGCTTCGGCAAGTTCTCCAAATTTTTCTACACTTGTTCCTGCTCGTCCTTTTCCTAAATAAGCTGATGCGTGGCGAGCTACTTTCGAAAGAGGAACATTATTTTCTCTTGATGCCAAAAAGACTTTCAGGACGGTTGTGTTTCCGATTCCTCTTTTCGGATTGTTAATTGACCTTCTTAACGCTTCTTCGTCTTCTGGATTGACAGCCAAACGAAAATATGCCAACATATCTTTAATTTCTTTTCGTTGATAAAATGAAAGTCCACCAATGATTCTGTATTTTATATTTAGTCTTCGTAGTGCTTCTTCCATTGTTCTGGACTGTGCATTGGTACGGTACAGAATAGCAAAATCGTTTAGTCTAGCATTTTTTTGCGCTCTCGTTTCAAAAATATTTCCTGCTATTATTCGTCCTTCTTCTTGGTCTGATGTAGCTCTAATTAATTCTATTTTTTCTCCTGCAATATTTTCTGTCCAAACATTTTTTGGAATCTGATTTTTATTGTTTTTTATAATCTTGTTGGCAGTCTCTACAATTGTTTTGGTAGAACGGTAATTTTGCTCTAATTTAATAATTTCTAAGTCTGGATAATCTCTTTCAAAATT
This is a stretch of genomic DNA from Bernardetia sp. MNP-M8. It encodes these proteins:
- a CDS encoding UvrD-helicase domain-containing protein, whose product is MIDFIKDLNEKQQLGVLKTEGACLLIAGAGSGKTRVLTYRIANLLENGTAPWQILALTFTNKAAKEMRERIENLVGTTGRDLWMGTFHSMFARILRHDGDRLGYRQGFSIYDTDDSKSLIKNIVKEMGVDDKIYAAAAMYNRISSLKNALISPQEYNQNAEFLSEDAMAKRPHFGKIYQTYATRCFKANAMDFDDLLYQTFVLFRDHKDILHKYQHRFKYILIDEFQDTNIAQYKIIKKLAAVNLNICVVGDDAQSIYAFRGADIRNILNFERDYPDLEIIKLEQNYRSTKTIVETANKIIKNNKNQIPKNVWTENIAGEKIELIRATSDQEEGRIIAGNIFETRAQKNARLNDFAILYRTNAQSRTMEEALRRLNIKYRIIGGLSFYQRKEIKDMLAYFRLAVNPEDEEALRRSINNPKRGIGNTTVLKVFLASRENNVPLSKVARHASAYLGKGRAGTSVEKFGELAEAFRIIASENDAFTAAKYIAQHSGIVKALFDDETLEGRARYENIQELLNATQEFVQNKLSEATTEEPDTSLSLFLQEVALLSSVDQASEDEDAVTMMTIHAAKGLEFEYVYLVGMEEELFPSSRMITSQQDLEEERRLFYVAVTRAKERLTLSYALQRYRFGSFNSCEPSRFLFEIDQELFNARSRSIQRNNPNHMTNFMRHRAAKEKEKDTETTKTGSNLKPLSSINNAPFVSSKSEDIVEGIRVEHPKFGFGTVKKIDSSTSGKRAIIGFDTEGDKTLILSFAKLRVVEE